One genomic segment of Rhodospirillales bacterium includes these proteins:
- a CDS encoding DotI/IcmL/TraM family protein, with product MTETTETTETTETTLEQGRDPATEPGLQGTAPVHDLLGSLDLKLRWSLLGNALLATVLTISAVGHLWTLTHPPAPEYFATTADGRLIPLIPISEPYVPQEVLLTWAAQAVTTAYTLDYVHQKEQLSRMRDLFTAQGFNSHRNALETSGLWTAVAERRLVTQVVPTAPPLVTNQGVIGGRYAWKLEVPIKITYQGASSVSLPQDNIAEVLIVRLPTHERPRGYAIHQLVTRPGKTPSGGRS from the coding sequence ATGACCGAGACGACCGAGACGACCGAGACGACCGAGACGACGTTGGAACAAGGCCGCGACCCGGCGACCGAACCGGGCCTGCAAGGCACCGCCCCGGTTCACGACCTGTTGGGGTCGCTCGATCTGAAATTGCGTTGGTCCTTGCTGGGGAATGCGCTGCTGGCCACCGTGCTGACGATCAGCGCGGTGGGTCATCTGTGGACGCTGACCCATCCCCCCGCGCCCGAGTATTTCGCCACCACCGCCGACGGGCGACTCATCCCGTTGATTCCAATCAGCGAGCCGTATGTCCCGCAAGAGGTGTTGCTGACCTGGGCGGCGCAAGCCGTGACGACGGCGTACACCCTCGATTACGTGCACCAGAAGGAACAGCTCTCGCGGATGCGGGATTTGTTCACCGCCCAAGGCTTCAATAGCCATCGGAACGCGTTGGAGACCTCGGGATTGTGGACCGCCGTGGCCGAGCGGCGGCTGGTGACCCAAGTCGTGCCGACCGCGCCACCGCTGGTCACCAATCAGGGGGTGATCGGGGGGCGCTATGCCTGGAAATTGGAAGTGCCCATCAAGATCACCTACCAGGGGGCCTCCAGCGTGAGCTTGCCCCAAGACAACATCGCGGAAGTCCTGATCGTCCGCCTGCCAACCCACGAACGGCCTCGGGGATACGCGATTCACCAATTGGTGACGCGACCGGGGAAGACCCCATCAGGAGGTAGGTCGTGA
- a CDS encoding restriction endonuclease subunit S: protein MSSVAILRPNKRLIDPTFLYLCFRNPSFIDYLKSNFISGAAIPRVVLRDFKKAKILLPPLDEQLIISSLLGALDDKIELNRQTNEILEALARAFFRDWFVDFGPVRAKAEGRPPYLAPDLWALFPDALDDDDKPVGWDRWPM from the coding sequence TTGTCGTCTGTTGCCATTCTTCGGCCAAACAAAAGACTTATCGATCCCACCTTTCTTTATCTGTGTTTTCGCAATCCAAGTTTTATTGATTACCTAAAGTCTAACTTTATTTCCGGTGCCGCGATCCCGAGAGTAGTATTACGTGACTTTAAGAAAGCTAAAATACTTCTTCCGCCGCTCGATGAACAACTAATTATCTCATCTCTTCTCGGCGCTCTTGACGACAAGATCGAACTAAACCGCCAGACCAACGAAATCCTCGAAGCCCTCGCGCGGGCGTTTTTCAGGGACTGGTTCGTGGATTTCGGCCCCGTGCGGGCCAAAGCCGAAGGCCGCCCGCCCTATCTCGCCCCCGATCTCTGGGCACTGTTCCCCGATGCGCTCGATGATGACGATAAGCCGGTGGGGTGGGACCGTTGGCCGATGTAG